The genomic window tgataataataatgataatgatatttATGTATTGTGCTTTTGAGAACTGTTATTTCCGCACACCGGccatgtttcaaaaaaaaatttgaacacaTTCTGGTGAATTCCcctaaaatttaattttctcatttaatCAAACCACTTACGCATTCGAGTGCAAACTGTACACAGGATCAGAAATAAAGAAGCTGCTCATCATTGACAGAACGATTAATAGTAGTATAGGCAACATTTGAAGGAATGCTGTATAACCGTTTGCTTGCTGAAATGAGgtcaataattttacattattgATATATTTGTAGAGACAGtcgtagaaataatttttacaaatagtACTGTACCTGCGCATGGGTATGTTGCGCTTGTGCATCAGTTTGCCGAGCCCACCGCCCCCCACCCCGCCTGACATAAACATTTTGCTGTGGTAAGCCACCGCCAAAAAACATGTTGAAAAGTTCCTCGGCAGTAATATCagctaaaaacaaaaatccgATGTTATTGCTTTCTGTGAAATTCGTGGCACCTCTCAGAACATGAGAATTTTAGTCCATGTcgagtattaaaaaaatgtgcaaGGGTAAGCTGTTACCTTCGAAACCTCGAGTGTAATTGTAGTGCGTATGGGTTTGCCGACTATGAGCATTCTGTAACCTTTCTTCCTCAGAGCCGTATAGATCAtattgtttccttttttcagGATCTGTAAGGACTGCGACAGCATTGCCAATTGCTgtaaatggtataaaaaagATTGAATGTTTTAGTTCAAGATTAACAAACATTATACAAGCAcataaattgtttgaataagaTATATGCCACAATGTTCCGAACATAAATACAGTTTTTTGGTGCTGGATATGAGTTAAAGAATTCTTACTTGACTCATGTGTGAGATTGGTTCTACAGGTCTATGTGAGAATCAATTACTGAAATTAATTCTTGGTAATTAGAAATCTACTTATATTCAAACTCAACTTGTGTCTAGAACAATATGCAAAACATGTGCCCATATGAAAATGTTCCACTGTGAATAATGCAAATATTTAGGAAATGAATCAGTGAGAAGTTTCAATTATACATAACCTTGGTTGACTATATTCTTTACACGTATGAAAGAAGCTTACCTTTAAAAGCCTCGGCAGCCCCGGGAGCTTTATTTTTGTCAGGGTGTAACTGGAGGGCTAATTTTTTGTATGCCTTTTTGATATCTCCATCTGTCGCATCTTTACTTACACCAAGAATTTCGTAGTAATCTTTACATTTCTTAATTCTGTAAGTTTcatgacaaaaattattataatgacCATGTTATCAACTTATACAATACTGTGTTCTAGCGTTGGTGAAGTTCAGTTTGTTTTTCTGGATTCTTGAATACTttgtatgataaaaaaaaagggtttAAATGCGtgaaatgaaactttgaaacTGTATACTTTTTGACAGCATCTATTTGGTCCTTGCTGAAGTCATTGCTATTCGGATGAGACTGGCTTCCATCTTTGGAGGCAGTTTGACGCTTCCGAAGATCAGGTTCGCCTTCAGATTTCTGATTTTGCTTCGAATTCATTGATAACTTCACTAACAGATCTGTgacaataagaaaattaaagttAGTCACGTTTCCTTTTTGACACTCAAGGTTATGAGGTTGGAGACAACTAAGAAGTTGATTAAACTGGTTAACTTCTTTATGATGGTGGTagataaatgaaattaaatactGAACAAGTGATATGAATCGACtatttagagagaaaaatgtatgcGAATTTAATAACGACGGTCATTTTTTTCCGTGCGCAGTTACATAAATTCCGAGTAATGAATGTAGTCAAATATCGATGGAATATAATTTCACGTGGTATAAGATAATTGATTTGTATTGCGCAGGTAATCAAACTAGACCACGTACCCTCAGCTTTTTTCGTTGGAAAAAGCCTCTGAGctttttgaatgaatttctcGGCCTTGTCACATTTTCCCTCGATAATAAACTGCTCGGCTAATTCTAAGCATCGTTCTGCTTCGTCTTTGTTGCTGTCCATTATTGTTTCCACAGAAAACAGACCAAATGCTTGAGTTTTAACCGTGACAGGACGGAATGTggcggaaaataaataaaaccacAGTCACCtggttattaatttttcatcacggTCAATTCCTACACGTTTACGTCACCGCCTACGTCAGTATCGCCTCGGAACTTGCAAAACTCTAGAGAGTAGAGTCGTTACTCTGCACATGGTCTGCAATCTGCACAAACTACATTTTAATAGTAAATACACGGCTTGCGTTCCGAAATATGCTACGAATTACGAATAGGCAGAAAGTAATCCGTAGTAGTTCGCAGCATGAAAGGGATTCGCAGAGAGCTTGTCTGGTCAGAGAGCTTTCTCTCCGGTTGAGTCTTTGGATTCGGCTCTCACGACCGTGGTGTGAGTAGCGAACGTTAACTCGTTTCCACGCTGGTTTCATAATGCCTCGCATTTTTTTGTATGAATTTGCCCCATGTCAAATCCCATGCATTTTTGTTAGGATATTTATAGGTTGAGATTAACAGCATGGATTACATGGATATTGCGAAAAATGAAGACGGCTTAGAACCGCAGGTGAGTTAAATCAGGAGGATAAAATTCAGCGCTGATTATTCAATGTTAATTAGCCGAAACTTAGGTAAGCACAGGTTTTGCGTAGGTTATGTTGTACCGACGTTTGCTCAACGCATTTTATACCCCCTGAGATATTGTCATTCAGTCAGATATTTGGAAACACGATGCTCTCCATATTTAACATCGAAAAACGCATATCATCCCCGGTAATTATGCTTCGTTTAGCTTCTAAGTCTGTGTGAATATCTGTGAAGCATTTCATCCGCATTTACACTATTACTTAATACTTAAAACtaataacaaataaatttttacaggaTGCAAATCACAGGGTGGAAAAGCTCAAGGAAGCACACCTTTTGTTAAAGAAAAAACTCAGCTTATCCCAGTGAGTTTCGCTACTGAATATAGCtgctatatatttataaatctgTTCAGaggtataaattaattttttctcatctgtTGCAGCGAATTAATAAAGCAATATAATGACAAATCAAAGGAATGTCAAGAACTCAATACTGAATTGGAAGTAACCAAGCATAATGCAGAAACAATAACACAAAAGCATAATTCAAGCTTGATTAAAATCACGCAATTAACACAAGTGAGTACCGAAAGTTTCAATAATCTCGTACAAAATAGTTCGGAATTCCATTCAAATTATCATTCCATGCACAAACTCAACATTGATGAAGAgactgtttttatttctagGAAAATGATGAGTACCGCCAAAagattgagaatttttcaaagacgATATCGGATCaggaaatcaaaattgcagCAGATCGACAGCATGTACAACAGCTTATATGCAAAATGCAGGAGTCGGAGCAGATTCACTTATCGGAATCTAAAAAAGTGAATCACTGGAAAGGTACGACATATGCTGTGTCCACATTTTTTGAGTTTACTGCTGTTTCACTTATGTTTCCTGAAACACGAAGTttctatcatttttattttcttttattttagagAAAGCAAAGATGTTAGAAAACAAGTTGAAGGAAGACAAAAAGTTACACGAAGTTCAAATTAAAGAAAAGGAAACGCAAATCGACGTTCTAAAAACTGCTGGCActgtgaaaaatcaaactaaaAAGGGTATGTATGCTTAAGAAACCAGCATCTTGTTTTACTCGTCATCAATATTGCCATCACAAATAATTACTCAATATTCTGCTTACAGAAACCAAGATCACACACGAGAAATCTACGTGTACCGGTAATGAACTTGAACCAGTCATATTGAGACCGAAAATGGTGGACAAATGCGTATTGACGAACGATTTTTACAGCATAAAAGATGATCCGTACCCtctattttgtacaaaatgtgAAGTAAAATTGGACCCTGCTCCATTGGACCAGATACTCGACAAGATGTCAACCTGTCCTGCTCTCATCACAGAAGTTACATCCCCCCGTAGAAAACCTAGTAAGCACATTtgttacttattttttatgtgGATTGAGGATCGTTTCAGCAATGAACCTATAATTTCAGTGATCACCAGGCCGCACACAAACCCTCAAGATTCAGTACAAAGGGAATTGATACAGCCTGAAGCCATAAGTGACAATGTATGCACTCTAAGTCAAAATTTGGAACATGCAGAAAAGATTTCTGACATATCAAAGTTCGATTTCAAGCGATTGGAGCATAAAATTTGCCTGCTTGAACGGGAGctgcaaaaaacgagaaagaaagatacGCGAATCAGAAATCAATGTTCCAGTTGCCAGCATCTCAAAAACTGTTACGTAGCGCCACCCTAtcataatatatttcaatctGGAGCTATGATGCAAACTCAAGCTGAATTtctagaatttaaaaattggcaACAAGGTTTGATAAATCGGAAGAGAAGGTGCCTAATTAATAGCCAAAAATCTGGTAGGCGTCAAAAAAAgtggatgaaaaaacaaaaattgcaaGACGGTACATCAGAATGGCACATTGATCCTATTCCAGTAAGAGAACCTATAGATTTCAATCATGGCAATATGCTTAGAACGCATTCTGAGACATCGAACGACCGATTAAGAGCCAAATCACCTCTGTTGAACTGTCAAGAGACGAAGATTAAGTCATCGAAACGCCACAAGAAAAGAACTAAGGAACTATTGAACTTATTTTCTACGAGCTCATGTGCCACGTCACCAAGTCATTCAGATCTTGATTCAGATGTATTCATGGATGAAGAACTTTGCGACAAAAAGCAAATGGACTCGCCAGAATCTGAGTTGTCCATGGATCGAGAAATAGTGAGAAATTCTGATAGAACGTCCGAACATTTACTTACAAGTGAACCGGTAGAATGTATTTCTAATGAACAAATTAAAAGTGTGAAGAAACCACAGCGAAAGTCGACAAAACTTTCGTTAGTGAGAAAAATgaggaatttaaaaaagatcTGCAGTGACACAAAGCCTCCAATAAAGAATGTTGTATCTGTAAGCAACAAAAAACCACATTTAGTCCATACTCGAGTGACTGTACAGAATGCAAATATCAATAACGAACGCGGAAATGATGTTGGTTCAACTCATTTAGTTGAAAATGAAGCAAGTTTGAATGTCAACAATGATTACAGCCATGCGAAGAAACATAGAATAGCGCACACCACTCGCAAACCAGGAAACAGATCTCTTTATGGGGTGATTTCCAATTCATCAGAATTACCAAAGACTATagaatcagaaaaatcttcGTTCGAAGATAAGTCTgtcaacaataatacattggATAATTCTGAGAGTGAAAATGCTGCAGCAGTTGAAGTATCCAATGGCTGTATAGGTAATACAGAAAGGACCAGTTACAAGAGAGATTTCAATTCCTTAGCTGGGTACGAAGGTGAAAATAGATCAAATGATATCAGTGATACTGAATTCCCTTCATTGGCAACTAAACCGAGTGTCACATGCAGAAATGGCAACACTGACAAAATTAGGTCCAATGATCGTAGAGATATGAAGGAATCTGTTGTGAATAAAACTTCAGTTAACAAGGATGTGATTTCTCGTCAACCATCTATTGTTATACCCAGAATGTATTTTGACGTTGCCAGTGTTGTAAATTCCTCCAGTGGTATGCAATGCTCAGAGAGTATCGAGACAAGAAAAGACTCACCTGTACCTAATTCTGATGTAGTTAGCAAAATCGATACACCACTAAGAATCTTGAGATCTAAAACCAAAGTCAAAAGGTCTAATAGTACAGTATCGTCAAGCACCGAGCCTACTCAAACTACTGAAGATGCAGTTAACCGAAATCCCACACCTAATAAGCCTAAGAGAATATCACAGATAACAAACGTGGAACTTGCATCCCACAGTGATGTTATTCATTCACCAGAGTCTCTTGATAATGATGATGTGTTAGAGGTAGAATTAGATGTTCATGATACTTCTATTTCGGTCGAATCTGATGAATGTGAAGACTCGAGGAACAAATCATTCAACAATAAGACCGCTGTTCCCATATTGGCGAAGCGAccatataaaaagaaaagaagagttGATGTGTTAACTCCTAGTCCCATCAGAGAGTTAAGATCAAGGAGTATATTGTTGAGCccttcaaaaaattcattaaaacaTGACGATGAGGAAACGAATAACGAGATTGCATCAAATGCCACAGAGTTAGAGTTAGCAAAGTGTAATGTCAATATGCAATGCAACAAAAGCTTTGGTCCAATATCATTGCTCGAGCAATATTTAACGGAACAAAAGTCCAGTACATGcaagaaattcaataaaaagCTACAGCAAAGAAAGGGTAAGTTCATACTCGTAATGCTAAAAATGAAAGTTGTCCACTGTCCACCCCTGTGGAtttacgttaaaaaaaaattcttttcagaAAATCTAGTCTTGCAGGAATTGTCTGAATTAGTTGTAAACGAGGAATGGACAAAAATCACACTTTCAAATGCGACTGAAAGGCTTTCACACTTCAAAAAACATACATTAGCAAAGTGAGTTCGCATTTTCACTCTCCTTGACAAATTTATATGCAGGTATTATCAGACTATATGCACGTATTTAACCACTTCTTGCAGGTGTACAGTTGACTTCTTGTGCACAAAAGCAATGGAACATGAGTTGTTGGATCGTACTTATACACCTCCAGCTCCGATAttgtcaaaaacacaacagcGAATTATCACTATGCTGATTGTCCTAAATCGAACGATACCTGACCTAATCAGACTTGTTCAAACTGGGATTGAGTATAAGCTTTTCCGCTTGGGTTTCGCACCTGAGGTCGATTATTGcacaaattatattaatgacAACAACATGCTAGACAACTTTGCACTATTCTCTGAAAATCATTTATCAAGAAAATAAGATTATTAACAAGTTTCCAAAAATCTCTGATTGTGTAAAATAGCAGAGTTCCAAATAAATCAAAGAAATTCAGAGAagaatttgtacaaatttcagGTAGAAGTTGTCGAAGAACTAGTACGCGTATTCACTGCATTGGCTCGAATACAGAAAGACagggaaaaaattagaattctATGCTGCGATGCTATATATTGCCTTGGGATGAAGGCAATCCCTCTCGTGTACACCGTTCTTATTAGTTGGCCTGAAGTATTACCCATGGCTGGAACAAGCAATGGTAGGAGTTTTACTTATTTACTCATGCAACGAACTCCCAGATCTTTTTCAATCACCCAAAAGAAGAATAGAATATATcctatttaattattatggATACCGTTTCCAGATCCACTGCTTCTGTGCCTAACTCAGGCGATAGTTATGCAGACCGGCGATACATCATTCCCCAAGTTCTTGCCCCTGAAGAAGCTTCTTTCCGGCTATTATAAGTACACGTCTGACGACCCTTTCTATACAAATTTAACGCAGAATTTTATGACTGCTTTGAAAGGTAGATATGGTGAACGtttaatacattatataattcaaaataataatacctaCTACACTCTGTAATACATGTAGTATAATTATTGTGGTTTGAATATTTCGATTTCAGATAAACGTCAAAACGGTTTGGATACAGCAATAATACTTCTTGCTAAAAAGAAAGGTGCAATTTGGGcttataagaatattattcaGGGTGGCTTGTTGCAGATGATCATTGAAAGGGTTCATCCGTCTATATACGATGCCTTTTGTCTCCTAGGTTTGTATCGTTCGACGTTATGATAGCTTTACGTCTAAGACGATAAAAACATCAGAAAATGTGTTTCAGGTTACATAATGCGATCATTTTCGGTAAATGACAAGGAAGGTTTCGTGAAAAACATCCTTGAACAGCTGTGTGCGCTCATGGTATCTGGAGAAGGTAAATTTGTTTCACAATTATTTGTATTCAAGTTTATACCTGATGATACTTAAACAGAAAATCTGATattatggaaaaaatgtttacagGTTCGATGCAACAGCAAGAAGGTGTTGCAACAGCACTGATAAGCTTAAATCGACACAAATTAGATGTCGTGGCAAAGACTCTTTTAAATTGGAAACCTAGCGAGCCGATTTCGGAACCAACGACTCAACTGCTGACTAACTTGTTCCGTATACACCAAACAAAGTGGTGGCGTAAATTTATCCGAAAGAACTCTATAACATTATCTATCGATGCAAAGATGTGATCCAAACCAGGTTTGCCGTATATATTATTGCAGTTTATTTCAGATGTTTATGATGATTTACTTTCATTTACTCGATACCTGATTCACACATTTCCTCTGAGTATTAAGGTTCAGAGTTTCTGATCAATATACCAAACAGGGGCTTTAGTAATGGTTATAATCGCATCACCTAATCAATAAACTCCCTAAAGCAACACGAAATGaagataattttaatttttatttatttatactttgGACGCAaggtaattaaaattaaaattacgtgggtaatttgaaattttaataactcAGTGGTTGAATGATTACATAACATTTGCTCAGTTTTTACTCTTTGCTTGTAGATCTTGAACTACAACGAAAACGTTCATGTAATATAGCTGTAATACTTACAGGCAATATCGTAAgtacaataaatttcaattcaacatttttatattattgcTACTTTataattctcatttttctGTCATATTATTCATGtaaatttcaacaatgtttTCAAGTATACTTTGTAAAATGTAGTTTCAAACGATACAATATATCATACATACGTTTTCGACATGAAAAAACCGTGTCTCGACCATCATATTGTCATATATCTTCAAATAAGTGATAAAAGTATGGTACTTTTCATGATATATGATACGGAACgcaaataacgaaaaaattgattagatTGATCGGGGATCGGACGGTTGCTTGACCTAGATCCTGTATCTCTAGTAACATCAGCAGGTTACTGACCGATTACCTAGATCCTGTATCTCTAATAACATGGGCTGACGAGTACGTGGTAACAAGTAGAGATGAAGCAATTCCGATAAGACGGGGTacgacataaaaaaaaatcggctcGCTACGAAGTTCAATGAGTATGCAAAAGATTCTAGTCATTCGCATATACAAGACTAATCATCTTTCAATATAGGGTAGAGTTCGCGACGTCGCAGCAGGAGAAGAAACGGAAAACAAAACATGATTATTAATTGGATATtacgtgtatatatgcataGTACCAGTCAAGagtaataaaactaaaaattgtggtaaataaattaaattcaattattttttatgctaCTAAACATTTGGGAAACAAGATTACAagttctctttctttttcgttcatttttttttttttttttcacttttaataataatattttaacatATATTCGTAAGCTTCCATACGCAGAGCACACtggtacatgtatatttttttacaaaaataattaacaatgtttttttacaacattgtcgattaatgatttttcattttttactttttctttctttctagcTAATAAGGTTAGCAGCTTCCTTTGGatttagttatttatttattactatttattAGTTTCAATGACGATTGCGTCACTTTGGTACATATACAACTGACAGCTTTAACCACAAGTATATAAGGTGTAACGATGtatattttgcaaactttaatgaaataaacaaCAGTAGAACGAAGAAAAACCACACCCCTCTGCACAATCAATTTTACCTACCGGGCAACAAAGAATTAACTAATTGTAATATTGGTATTTTTGTAACCGATTTTACACGgcagaaaatatattaaattttttcatcattattattccaaaattaacCAGCAAAAAAATCTAGATTGTACAACAGCGGGGCGTGGTGTGattattagaaacaaaaagatACATATGGTGCTGTCTGATGTATTCAAATGCCACCACTGTCTTCACGtgttattaaatatattaGATCACGTTACAGGTTCGTTAATAACTCTACTACGATTTTGGTACTGTATTATAAGTCGAGAATATCGTCATTACCGATCTACATACGTAGTTTAGTTTTAttacgttcttttttttctcgcagtCGACTGAGTTAGACAAAAGTTAGGAAAAAAGAGTAGAAAAACAAAGGCCACTGCCGGCTCTGCACGTCACACGCTTCATTCAATTTCTCCCATCACGCATTCGCTCACGTATATCATCAATCGCACCGCATAACATGTTGCAACATGTCCTTATAAAAagttattacaattattatactattattaataataataataaattaggAACCAAGTACAATATAAtaaagaataatgaaaagttAAATAAGAATACAATATTTACGTTTACCTATtactatttataaattttactttacttttatttttactttcttcaaCTCCTTTATCGTATGATTCTCTTTATacaggggaaaaaaaatattccgaggCTACGCGATTTGTGTtcgtattttttctattaattttttctacgaCCTCTTTCTCTGTTATATCAACGAGTTAGGTCTAATTTAAATACTGGGGGAAAATGATTGATTGCAATTATTACAAAGTAATAATTGTCacttaaattatttatatacttatatataaatataaatatataaatagatttatatgtatagatacGCAAATAGAAGGGGAGGAAAACAgaacagatttaaaaaaacatggaaaaaaaaaaaatttgaaaaaaacacaaaggaaaagaaagagaagtaAATATCTGTTCCTGAAGTATTATCTACAAATATACAAATCATCAATTGGATATTTCATGTTATTATGTTAATCctatgaaataattatatacgttaCAGGCTAAATTAAATTAgcgttttatttatatataataataataataatcatgatgatgatgatgatgatgatgatgatgataataataatatatttcgtaATACGAAACAACAATAGATTGGTGTTCTGCAAGGGAATCACttttttgtaattgatttaatataatagcaataataacAGACTCGACATTTTGTTCGTTTTGCGTGTACATATGTAATATAAGTTAGGCACGTGGGCAGCCCTAAAGATAATTTACTATTTACAAAAGAGGCCCGCCTCACTCGCGTTTACTACGCTTTCAATTATAAAGCGAATTTTGTATTATAGAAATTCGTACTTGTGGCTGctacaagtaaaaattcataaccaTAGGCACCGAccataattataatttaaaaattataaaaattaatccgTATTCGGGAGCGGAAAGAGAcacagaaaaattgtaataaaaaataaatatgaatgaatGAGCGAATGAAACTGaactttaattattataaacattttttacctaTTTTATTTGtaccgttaaaaaatatttaaattctgAACTGATCATTTTTGCTTGTAGTagtttatctctttctctctctctttctctttctctctctctctctctctctctctctctctctctctctctctctctctctctctctctctctctctctctctctctctctctctctctctctctcgctctctctctcgctctctctctcgacGGTGATGTTATGAcgaacaaagtgaaaaaaataaagaataaatacACGAATTGTTGGCAATAAATTAACagttagatttttttaaatagttcTCTTATCCGTTTTTCACACTTCATTTCACACACAATAATCTTTCTTTACCGGATCGATCTAAAAtatcatgtaataaaaaaaaaaccgaagaTACATTAAAAGGAAATGATCGAACAGTGAACAAAAGCTTCGGTCCCGATCCGAGCCCTGATAATACATAATTACGATTACGAAGTGGTGCCGTTTCTATCCGGTGTTGAAATTGagtaattttcttcattttacgACATAAACTGCACGTTCGGAATGTTTCGACGATTAATTATTGGTAGATTATCTATCAGTTAGGATTCCCGGGGGGGACGGGCATCGAGGCGTCGTCCGTTTGATTAACAAACCATACTGAATATCgagtgtgtatatgtatataagcgCGTGCTAAGCACAAGGCATctttttttactgttttatgGAACTGAAATGAAttcctttcattttctctAACCAGCCTACTTAATATAACtaaattttcttataattcCATCAATATTGgttagtatttttatttttttaaattttattagtgaatatatacatatataaataaatatatatgtatatatgtatatttatatatatatctatgtatatatgtatagagtTTTTTGATCAATCAGTGTCTTGTTGCTATCTTCACTGTGTACacatcactttttttttttttttgttccggACTAACACTCTCGATacagaagtagaaaaaaagaaacctctGCGCGCTtcgatataattattataattaacaattatttgGTCACTGATTAGAGCACGCGCGCGTATGTTTATTGTTTTGGTCGTCCGCTGATTGCATAACGAAGGGACAGTCTATGTTCTGATCTGTAAAAGTCAGCAACGTAGAGATGCGGAGGAAACGAACACGAGAAGTGAGTGTTGCAGCAGTCGTAGCACTTTTTGGTTTTCTTCACAGAGTTTATCGTAAGGCAGCTTTATGACTAAGCGCCGGAAGAaacttttcagtttttctttttaaatttccctTACTGATTGTTTGACCGTTTCCCTTCGCTTATCGAGGCCATTCTCGTCGATTCGGTTGAACAGTAATTCCATTCCGGCATTTTAGTTTGTTCTATGGAAGGACTCCCGttctgaaaaataagaaattcgGGTTTGAGTCGTTACCACGCTAACCAAATCTGTTAAGGAGATTTCAAATATGCCtctataattgaaaaatgaaaacaccgTGATTCAGGTTGTCTCTTACAATGTGATTGGAATTTTTCGCCATGAAAATCCTGAGCGATCGACCATGGTTACTGAAAGGCCTGAGCTCCGGATCCCGACCCGGTCCGTCGACGGTGTCCACACAGTTACTGCTGAGGAGGATAAAAACACATTGGTGAACATATAGTTATCGGATATCACAAATCAAAcgatacttttctttttcaatggtaaaatatacgtacatattaattaataataaataaaaaaaaataactcacCTGGTGCGCAGCTCTTTTTGTTTACGTTTACAGTGGATGTACGTAGCTATGCAAATAATAACAACCAAAAATACTGCTATGGTGGCGCCTCCCGCTATGCTCGCAGTTTCCAACATCACACGTTGCCGCGAAGctggaaagttgaaaaaaaaaaaagaaaagagaaaataaatagaaagaaaGTCAGCGTTGAgtaaatattgtatataacTTGGTCCGTTGAAATTCAGTTAATGTGTTAAATATTTATGCACAAAAACTCGACACAAGCGGTTTTGAGAATGAATCAGAAACCAATCTGTCAAGAtacttttttagttttatCTTTTGCAGATCTTTCCTACGATACATTTAAAAACGTACAGTATATACTCACGTAAATAGGAACCATCCAGATCCTTGAACTCGCATCTTTCCCCGACATACCCGTTCGCACATCTGCAAAAAGTAAAgaactattttcaaaaattttttcttcgcaaaAATTAGAATCTACCTTGTAAATGTAACTGCAATGTCCATGGTTTTTT from Neodiprion lecontei isolate iyNeoLeco1 chromosome 1, iyNeoLeco1.1, whole genome shotgun sequence includes these protein-coding regions:
- the LOC107221161 gene encoding dnaJ homolog subfamily B member 12 yields the protein MDSNKDEAERCLELAEQFIIEGKCDKAEKFIQKAQRLFPTKKAEDLLVKLSMNSKQNQKSEGEPDLRKRQTASKDGSQSHPNSNDFSKDQIDAVKKIKKCKDYYEILGVSKDATDGDIKKAYKKLALQLHPDKNKAPGAAEAFKAIGNAVAVLTDPEKRKQYDLYGSEEERLQNAHSRQTHTHYNYTRGFEADITAEELFNMFFGGGLPQQNVYVRRGGGRWARQTDAQAQHTHAQQANGYTAFLQMLPILLLIVLSMMSSFFISDPVYSLHSNAKYSIKRTTQSLKVPYYVKENFHSEYQGSLRRLEISVEEEYMNNLRQACYREKNYRETMIWKAQNFADRELLRRAQNIETPSCKKLQEMQTA
- the LOC107221162 gene encoding uncharacterized protein LOC107221162, producing MDYMDIAKNEDGLEPQDANHRVEKLKEAHLLLKKKLSLSHELIKQYNDKSKECQELNTELEVTKHNAETITQKHNSSLIKITQLTQENDEYRQKIENFSKTISDQEIKIAADRQHVQQLICKMQESEQIHLSESKKVNHWKEKAKMLENKLKEDKKLHEVQIKEKETQIDVLKTAGTVKNQTKKETKITHEKSTCTGNELEPVILRPKMVDKCVLTNDFYSIKDDPYPLFCTKCEVKLDPAPLDQILDKMSTCPALITEVTSPRRKPMITRPHTNPQDSVQRELIQPEAISDNVCTLSQNLEHAEKISDISKFDFKRLEHKICLLERELQKTRKKDTRIRNQCSSCQHLKNCYVAPPYHNIFQSGAMMQTQAEFLEFKNWQQGLINRKRRCLINSQKSGRRQKKWMKKQKLQDGTSEWHIDPIPVREPIDFNHGNMLRTHSETSNDRLRAKSPLLNCQETKIKSSKRHKKRTKELLNLFSTSSCATSPSHSDLDSDVFMDEELCDKKQMDSPESELSMDREIVRNSDRTSEHLLTSEPVECISNEQIKSVKKPQRKSTKLSLVRKMRNLKKICSDTKPPIKNVVSVSNKKPHLVHTRVTVQNANINNERGNDVGSTHLVENEASLNVNNDYSHAKKHRIAHTTRKPGNRSLYGVISNSSELPKTIESEKSSFEDKSVNNNTLDNSESENAAAVEVSNGCIGNTERTSYKRDFNSLAGYEGENRSNDISDTEFPSLATKPSVTCRNGNTDKIRSNDRRDMKESVVNKTSVNKDVISRQPSIVIPRMYFDVASVVNSSSGMQCSESIETRKDSPVPNSDVVSKIDTPLRILRSKTKVKRSNSTVSSSTEPTQTTEDAVNRNPTPNKPKRISQITNVELASHSDVIHSPESLDNDDVLEVELDVHDTSISVESDECEDSRNKSFNNKTAVPILAKRPYKKKRRVDVLTPSPIRELRSRSILLSPSKNSLKHDDEETNNEIASNATELELAKCNVNMQCNKSFGPISLLEQYLTEQKSSTCKKFNKKLQQRKENLVLQELSELVVNEEWTKITLSNATERLSHFKKHTLAKCTVDFLCTKAMEHELLDRTYTPPAPILSKTQQRIITMLIVLNRTIPDLIRLVQTGIEYKLFRLGFAPEVEVVEELVRVFTALARIQKDREKIRILCCDAIYCLGMKAIPLVYTVLISWPEVLPMAGTSNDPLLLCLTQAIVMQTGDTSFPKFLPLKKLLSGYYKYTSDDPFYTNLTQNFMTALKDKRQNGLDTAIILLAKKKGAIWAYKNIIQGGLLQMIIERVHPSIYDAFCLLGYIMRSFSVNDKEGFVKNILEQLCALMVSGEGSMQQQEGVATALISLNRHKLDVVAKTLLNWKPSEPISEPTTQLLTNLFRIHQTKWWRKFIRKNSITLSIDAKM